The Triticum aestivum cultivar Chinese Spring chromosome 3A, IWGSC CS RefSeq v2.1, whole genome shotgun sequence genome includes a region encoding these proteins:
- the LOC123059991 gene encoding LEAF RUST 10 DISEASE-RESISTANCEUS RECEPTOR-LIKE PROTEIN KINASE-like 2.2 has translation MIAWPIFSGEMLRPMVVVRSLAVHIYYGSCFGPSTTVLSLTCSLYLPIAHDHRIQLPRLVLHHNSSKSSAPMSLSCCWFVVFVGVWWLPLMLVVAEDQQGGDCSAQKCSNVSIMDPFWLTDKVTGRSCGSADSYPDFGVACSNNSYPTLRSSIPLNNGFRILNISYEERSFHAVDLGKLDVLSATDKCRAAFYNTSVKLNHRFKIAPVNLNLILYNCTEESGAAAAARRNGELAQTRVSCGNEWAVLARAGVPHDVTGKYAGYALEGCDASVIPVLGSSAGVNARDYEQLFKDGFLLTWDRPPGTGSKGTSKNIILIAVTSAAGALLFTCIYVLVWRKKWKRLRFLLCKKTSSNTEKNYEAMIVSHGSLAPKGYMYSEVMKITSSRNDQLGKGGYGVVFKGRLHDGRLVAVKFLHDCKGNGDEFVNEVMSIGRTSHVNVVSLYGFCLEGSKRALIYEYMPNGSLDKYIYSEHPKEILGWERLYGIAIGIARGLEYLHHSCNTRIVHFDIKPQNILLDKDFSPKIADFGLAKLCHTKESKVSMTGTRGTIGFIAPEVHSRTFGVVSTKSDVYSYGMMLLEMVGGRRNVKSIVAKSSEKYFPDWIYEHFAQDDGLQACEVTSGIEEIARKMTLIGLWCVQILPAYRPTITKVLEMFDRSSDDMGMPPKQNFSGLLESSAHNMDAQSSSSTRSEEISLVNSKILQQ, from the exons ATGATCGCTTGGCCAATTTTTTCCGGTGAAATGTTGCGGCCAATGGTAGTAGTCCGCTCGCTTGCCGTCCACATATATTATGGTTCGTGCTTCGGGCCTTCGACAACGGTATTATCTCTTACATGCAGTCTCTACCTTCCCATAGCCCATGACCACCGAATCCAGCTACCTCGCCTTGTTCTTCACCACAATTCCTCCAAATCATCCGCTCCCATGTCTCTCAGCTGCTGCTGGTTCGTGGTCTTCGTGGGGGTGTGGTGGCTGCCGCTGATGCTCGTGGTGGCCGAGGACCAGCAGGGTGGAGACTGCTCGGCCCAGAAGTGCAGCAACGTCAGCATCATGGATCCATTCTGGCTCACTGACAAAGTTACGGGAAGATCATGCGGTTCTGCAGATTCCTACCCGGACTTCGGTGTCGCTTGTAGCAACAACAGTTATCCCACTCTGCGGAGCTCTATACCCCTCAACAATGGTTTTAGAATCCTCAACATCTCTTACGAGGAACGCAGCTTCCATGCCGTTGATCTCGGCAAGCTGGACGTGTTGAGCGCCACTGACAAGTGTCGTGCAGCGTTCTATAACACCTCAGTCAAGCTGAACCACCGGTTCAAGATTGCCCCCGTCAACCTGAACCTCATCCTCTACAACTGCACGGAGGAGAgtggagcagcggcggcggcacgtCGGAACGGAGAGCTGGCGCAGACGAGAGTGAGCTGCGGGAACGAGTGGGCGGTACTTGCACGCGCGGGAGTGCCTCACGACGTGACTGGGAAGTACGCCGGCTACGCTTTGGAGGGCTGTGATGCTTCCGTCATTCCAGTGCTGGGCTCGTCGGCAGGGGTGAACGCGAGAGACTATGAGCAACTCTTCAAGGATGGCTTCCTCTTGACATGGGATCGTCCGCCTGGTACTG GTAGCAAGGGGACTAGCAAGAACATTATTCTAATAG CTGTGACATCAGCCGCTGGAGCCTTGCTCTTTACATGTATTTATGTCTTGGTATGGCGCAAAAAATGGAAAAGACTAAGGTTTCTCCTTTGCAAGAAGACTAGCAGCAACACCGAAAAGAATTATGAGGCCATGATAGTATCGCACGGATCCCTAGCTCCAAAAGGATACATGTATTCAGAGGTAATGAAGATAACATCTTCTCGCAACGATCAGCTTGGAAAAGGAGGTTATGGTGTTGTTTTCAAAGGAAGACTGCATGATGGTCGTCTGGTCGCAGTAAAATTCTTGCATGACTGCAAAGGAAATGGGGACGAGTTTGTTAATGAAGTTATGAGCATTGGCAGGACCTCTCATGTTAATGTTGTTAGCTTATATGGGTTTTGTTTGGAGGGGTCAAAGCGAGCTCTTATATATGAGTACATGCCCAACGGTTCCTTGGATAAGTACATTTATTCAGAGCACCCCAAAGAAATTTTAGGATGGGAGAGGCTTTACGGGATAGCTATAGGGATTGCTCGTGGCCTCGAATACTTGCACCATAGCTGTAATACACGTATCGTCCATTTCGATATCAAGCCCCAAAATATCCTTCTAGACAAAGATTTTAGCCCAAAGATTGCTGATTTTGGTCTAGCTAAATTGTGTCATACAAAAGAGAGCAAGGTTTCAATGACTGGTACTAGAGGAACAATTGGATTCATCGCCCCAGAAGTCCACTCGCGAACCTTTGGAGTGGTTTCAACAAAATCGGATGTttatagttatggaatgatgcTTCTAGAAATGGTTGGAGGTAGGAGAAACGTAAAATCAATTGTTGCAAAATCCAGCGAAAAGTATTTTCCAGACTGGATTTATGAGCACTTTGCACAAGATGATGGATTACAAGCATGTGAAGTCACGAGTGGAATTGAGGAAATCGCAAGAAAGATGACATTAATTGGCTTGTGGTGCGTACAAATATTGCCTGCATATCGCCCTACCATAACCAAAGTTCTAGAAATGTTTGACAGAAGCTCAGATGACATGGGCATGCCACCGAAGCAAAACTTCTCTGGATTGCT TGAAAGTTCAGCTCACAATATGGATGCACAGAGTTCAAGTTCCACCAGATCTGAGGAGATCAGCCTTGTGAATTCAAAAATCCTACAACAATAG